Proteins from a genomic interval of uncultured Methanocorpusculum sp.:
- a CDS encoding cyclase family protein, translating to MKIHDVSVGLRPGMYVYPGDPEFSLARLKTGDAFISSLSLGTHTGTHIDAPAHYFENGIPVDKLELENLITFAEVVISPLMPTKNCKAVLFKNAVPLSVETAKKLLLAGIKTIGCDTPSIGDDDVHRFLLKNGIIIIELLDLADIQDGVYQMIAMPLKIIGADASPARVVLLEDIV from the coding sequence ATGAAGATCCATGATGTGAGTGTCGGCCTGCGCCCCGGGATGTATGTATATCCCGGTGATCCTGAATTTTCTTTGGCCAGATTAAAAACAGGAGATGCCTTCATCTCCTCACTTTCCCTTGGCACGCACACCGGCACCCACATCGATGCCCCCGCACATTATTTTGAAAATGGAATTCCTGTCGACAAACTCGAATTGGAAAACCTGATCACTTTTGCCGAGGTCGTGATCTCTCCCCTCATGCCTACAAAAAACTGTAAGGCTGTTCTTTTCAAAAATGCCGTTCCATTATCTGTTGAGACGGCAAAAAAACTCCTGCTTGCCGGTATCAAAACAATTGGATGCGATACTCCGTCCATAGGAGATGATGATGTCCATCGTTTTTTGCTGAAAAACGGCATCATCATTATAGAACTTCTCGATCTTGCCGATATTCAAGACGGCGTGTATCAGATGATCGCGATGCCGCTGAAGATTATTGGGGCTGATGCCTCGCCCGCAAGAGTTGTGTTACTTGAGGATATAGTATGA